In one Bos mutus isolate GX-2022 chromosome 19, NWIPB_WYAK_1.1, whole genome shotgun sequence genomic region, the following are encoded:
- the KRT10 gene encoding keratin, type I cytoskeletal 10 — protein MWDTPSQYIKACHCPWYQALPELNSITMSVRYSSSKQYSSSRSGGGGGGGSSLRISSSKGSLGGGYSSGGFSGGSFSRGSSAGGCFGGSSSIYGGGLGSGFGGGYGSSFGGSYGGSFGGGYGGGGFGGGSFGGGSFGGGLGGGFGDGGLISGNEKITMQNLNDRLASYLDKVRALEESNYELEVKIKEWYEKYGNSRQREPRDYSKYYQTIDDLKNQIFNLTTDNANILIQVDNARLAADDFRLKYENEVTLRQSVEADINGLRRVLDELTLTKTDLEMQIESLTEELAYLKKNHEEEMRDLQNVSTGDVNVEMNAAPGVDLTELLNNMRSQYEQLAEKNRRDAEAWFNEKSKELTTEINSNLEQVSSHKSEITELRRTIQGLEIELQSQLALKQSLEASLAETEGRYCVQLSQIQSQISSLEEQLQQIRAETECQNAEYQQLLDIKIRLENEIQTYRSLLEGEGSSGGGSYGGGRGYGGSSGGGGGGYSGGSSSGGYGGGSSSGGYGGGSSSGGGHGGSSGGSYGGGSSSGGGHGGGSSSGGHKSTTTGSVGESSSKGPRSAETSWDTNKTRVIKTIIEELAPDGRVLSSMVESETKKHYY, from the exons ATGTGGGATACACCCTCTCAGTATATAAAGGCCTGTCACTGTCCTTGGTACCAGGCACTCCCTGAGCTAAACAGCATCACCATGTCTGTTCGATACAGCTCAAGCAAGCAATACTCTTCCTCCCGcagtggaggtggaggaggaggaggatcatCCCTCAGAATTTCGAGCAGCAAAGGCTCTCTTGGTGGAGGATATAGCTCAGGGGGGTTCAGTGGTGGCTCTTTTAGCCGTGGGAGCTCTGCTGGAGGCTGCTTTGGGGGTTCATCAAGTATCTATGGAGGAGGATTAGGCAGTGGCTTTGGTGGGGGCTATGGAAGTAGCTTCGGTGGGAGCTATGGAGGCAGCTTTGGAGGGGGCTATGGAGGAGGTGGCTTCGGAGGGGGCAGCTTCGGAGGCGGCAGCTTTGGAGGTGGTTTGGGTGGTGGATTTGGAGATGGTGGCCTTATCtctggaaatgaaaaaataaccatGCAGAATCTCAATGATCGCCTGGCTTCCTACTTGGACAAAGTTCGGGCTCTGGAAGAATCAAACTATGAGCTAGAAGTCAAAATCAAGGAGTGGTATGAAAAGTATGGCAATTCAAGACAGCGAGAGCCTCGTGATTACAGCAAATACTACCAAACCATTGATGATCTTAAAAATCAG ATCTTCAACCTGACAACAGACAATGCCAATATCCTGATTCAGGTTGATAATGCCAGGCTGGCAGCCGATGACTTCAGGCTGAA GTATGAAAATGAGGTAACCCTGCGCCAGAGCGTGGAGGCCGACATCAATGGCCTGCGCAGGGTGCTGGACGAGCTGACCTTGACCAAGACCGACCTGGAGATGCAGATCGAGAGCTTGACCGAGGAGCTGGCCTACCTGAAGAAGAACCACGAAGAG GAAATGAGAGACCTTCAAAATGTATCCACTGGTGATGTGAATGTGGAAATGAATGCTGCCCCAGGTGTTGATCTCACTGAACTTCTGAATAACATGAGAAGCCAATATGAACAACTTGCCGAGAAAAATCGCAGAGACGCCGAAGCCTGGTTCAATGAAAAG AGCAAGGAACTCACTACGGAAATCAACAGTAACCTTGAACAAGTATCGAGCCATAAATCTGAGATTACTGAGTTGAGACGCACTATTCAAGGCCTGGAGATTGAGCTACAGTCCCAACTAGCCCTA AAACAATCCCTGGAAGCCTCCTTGGCAGAGACAGAAGGTCGCTATTGTGTGCAGCTCTCTCAGATTCAGTCCCAGATCTCCTCTCTGGAAGAACAACTGCAACAGATTCGAGCTGAGACTGAGTGCCAGAATGCCGAGTACCAACAACTCCTGGATATTAAGATCCGACTGGAGAATGAAATTCAAACCTACCGCAGCCTGCTAGAAGGAGAGGGAAG TTCCGGCGGCGGCTCCTACGGCGGCGGGCGCGGCTATGGCGGAAGttccggcggcggcggcggcggctacAGCGGCGGAAGCTCCAGCGGCGGCTACGGCGGCGGAAGCTCCAGCGGCGGCTACGGCGGCGGAAGCTCCAGCGGTGGCGGCCACGGCGGTAGTTCCGGCGGCAGCTACGGCGGCGGAAGCTCCAGTGGCGGTGGCCACGGCGGCGGAAGCTCCAGCGGAGGCCACAAATCCACCACTACAGGGTCCGTTGGAGAGTCCTCATCTAAGGGACCAAGGTCAGCAGAAACTAGCTGGG ATACTAACAAAACCAGAGTGATCAAGACAATTATTGAGGAGTTGGCACCTGATGGTAGAGTCCTTTCATCTATGGTTGAATCAGAAACCAAGAAACACTACTATTAA